In the Myxococcota bacterium genome, one interval contains:
- a CDS encoding SRPBCC family protein, giving the protein MREVTARARIALPQATCWEKLCDFTRALEYVPGLTSLEVTTEQREGVGASRVVVHETTGAMNETVTEWTEGQGFWMRLHRGEKGPMPPLREAQFRYWLEAQGADACDIVLTLRYALGLGPLGALLDALFLRRTLAKNLLDTALALAEHYETGARVTPEKLAARRARAA; this is encoded by the coding sequence ATGCGTGAAGTCACCGCGCGGGCGCGCATCGCGCTGCCGCAAGCGACGTGCTGGGAGAAGCTGTGCGACTTCACGCGCGCCCTCGAGTACGTGCCCGGCCTCACTTCCCTGGAGGTCACGACGGAGCAGCGCGAGGGCGTCGGGGCGAGTCGCGTGGTCGTTCACGAGACGACCGGGGCGATGAACGAGACCGTCACCGAGTGGACCGAGGGGCAGGGCTTCTGGATGCGCCTGCATCGTGGCGAGAAGGGCCCGATGCCTCCGCTGCGCGAGGCCCAGTTCCGGTACTGGCTCGAAGCCCAGGGCGCGGACGCCTGCGACATCGTCCTGACCCTGCGGTACGCCCTCGGCCTCGGGCCGCTGGGCGCGCTTCTGGATGCGCTCTTCCTGCGACGCACGCTGGCGAAGAACCTCCTCGATACGGCGCTGGCCCTGGCCGAGCACTACGAGACCGGCGCGCGCGTCACGCCGGAGAAGCTGGCGGCCCGCCGCGCCCGCGCGGCCTGA
- a CDS encoding helix-turn-helix domain-containing protein, with protein MASPFERPGPREQQRLRTRAQLFEAALAEFAKVGFERASIAEIARAVGVSRPSFYFHFPTKDHVLLELQWHKENEIVEQLRPAADLRALLEALPDAVCDAYDSIEGPGVARDVAFVYARRPAKLPLAEQPFPLVRLLEERFAAGAARGELRAGIEPERAPLMCLTSVFGYLIANRPEAERRADLRTIAGLFLPEGVD; from the coding sequence GTGGCGTCTCCCTTCGAGCGTCCGGGACCGCGCGAGCAGCAGCGTTTGCGCACGCGCGCCCAGCTCTTCGAAGCGGCGCTGGCCGAGTTCGCGAAGGTGGGTTTCGAGCGGGCCAGCATCGCCGAAATCGCGCGGGCGGTGGGGGTCTCGCGCCCGAGCTTCTACTTCCACTTCCCGACGAAGGACCACGTCCTGCTCGAGCTCCAGTGGCACAAGGAGAACGAGATCGTCGAGCAGCTGCGCCCGGCGGCCGATCTGCGCGCGCTGCTCGAGGCCCTGCCCGACGCCGTCTGCGATGCCTACGACAGCATCGAGGGGCCCGGCGTCGCGCGCGACGTCGCCTTCGTCTACGCCCGGCGCCCTGCGAAGCTGCCGTTGGCCGAACAGCCGTTTCCGCTGGTGCGCCTGTTGGAGGAGCGCTTCGCGGCGGGCGCGGCGCGGGGCGAGCTGCGTGCCGGGATCGAACCCGAACGCGCGCCCTTGATGTGCCTGACCAGCGTCTTCGGCTATCTCATCGCGAATCGACCGGAAGCCGAGCGTCGTGCCGACCTGCGCACGATCGCGGGGCTGTTCCTGCCGGAGGGAGTCGATTGA